From Penicillium psychrofluorescens genome assembly, chromosome: 1, one genomic window encodes:
- a CDS encoding uncharacterized protein (ID:PFLUO_002170-T1.cds;~source:funannotate) → MAPLVPVFSAETLPDHVNTVRRNFQEKRRKGPAIDLKECALLEMMQYSCNPPQDGIPQPGAVVCKPVVRLFRRYVFTEQTPGSITKDITDEAADVLAD, encoded by the coding sequence aTGGCGCCGCTCGTCcccgtcttctccgccgaAACCCTCCCAGACCATGTCAATACCGTTCGCCGCAATTTCCAAGAGAAGCGCCGCAAAGGTCCCGCGATCGATCTGAAAGAGtgcgcgctgctggagatgatgcaGTACTCGTGCAACCCTCCGCAAGATGGTATTCCGCAGCCGGGGGCGGTTGTCTGCAAACCTGTTGTGCGCTTATTCCGGCGGTATGTCTTTACGGAACAAACTCCTGGTTCGATTACGAAGGACATTACTGACGAGGCTGCAGATGTGCTGGCGGATTGA
- a CDS encoding uncharacterized protein (ID:PFLUO_002172-T1.cds;~source:funannotate): protein MVDGMYGAQPSPGPNTKKCSPTVQKQQQQQAENADGGAGKKKKKVTAAQLRVQRDLQELTLGSTMKMSFPNPDDILNFTLTIEPDEGMYKGGVFHFSFAVNQNFPHDPPKVKCTQKIYHPNIDLEGNVCLNILREDWKPVLNLNAVIVGMQFLFLEPNASDPLNKEAADDLRTNRDAFKRNVRSSMAGGSVRSVSYERVLR, encoded by the exons ATGGTCGATGGTATGTACGGCGCCCAGCCATCTCCTGGCCCGAACACGAAGAAATGCTCACCCACAGTGCAGaaacagcaacagcagcaggCTGAAAATGCCGATGGCGGTGccggaaagaaaaagaagaaggtcaCGGCGGCGCAGTTGCGCGTGCAGCGAG ATCTCCAAGAACTCACGCTGGGCAGCACGATGAAAATGTCCTTCCCCAACCCTGACGACATCCTCAACTTTACCCTGACCATCGAGCCGGATGAGGGCATGTACAAGGGTGGCGTCTTCCACTTCAGTTTCGCCGTCAACCAAAATTTCCCGCACGATCCGCCCAAGGTCAAGTGCACACAGAAGATCTACCACCCCAACATCGATCTGGAGGGCAACGTGTGTCTGAACATTCTACGGGAGGACTGGAAGCCCGTTTTGAATCTCAACGCCGTCATCGTGGGCATGCAG TTCCTCTTCCTTGAACCCAACGCCTCCGATCCCTTGAACAAAGAAGCGGCAGATGACCTTCGCACGAACCGGGACGCTTTCAAACGGAATGTGCGCTCCTCCATGGCCGGCGGGTCCGTCCGAAGCGTCTCGTATGAGCGGGTGCTACGGTAG
- a CDS encoding uncharacterized protein (ID:PFLUO_002168-T1.cds;~source:funannotate), which yields MAARGLPRALRLARVAAPRSVVTAALPRPALAAASAATRVSVAAPTTRGLKTIDFAGTKEVVYERDDWPREKLHEFFKNDTLALIGYGSQGHGQGLNLRDQGLNVIVGVRKDGASWKEAVQDGWIPGKNLFDVNSAIEKGTIIMNLLSDAAQSETWPTIKPLITKGKTLYFSHGFSPVFKDLTKVDVPKDVDVILVAPKGSGRTVRTLFREGRGINSSIAVFQDATGQAKEKAIAMGVAVGSGYLYETTFEKEVYSDLYGERGCLMGGIHGMFLAQYEVLRERGHSPSEAFNETVEEATQSLYPLIGANGMDWMYAACSTTARRGAIDWSSRFKDNLKPLFNELYSSVRDGTETQRSLDYNSQKDYREKYEKEMQEIRDLEIWRAGKAVRSLRPENQK from the coding sequence ATGGCTGCTCGTGGTCTCCCCCGTGCCCTCCGCCTGGCCCGCGTGGCCGCGCCGCGCTCCGTCGTCACCGCCGCTCTTCCCCGGCCTGCTCTGGCCGCGGCGTCGGCCGCGACCCGGGTGTCGGTGGCTGCTCCCACCACCCGTGGCCTGAAGACCATTGACTTCGCCGGCACCAAGGAGGTCGTCTACGAGCGCGATGACTGGCCCCGTGAGAAGCTGCacgagttcttcaagaacgacaccctcgccctcatcgGCTACGGCTCGCAGGGTCACGGCCAGGGCCTGAACCTGCGTGACCAGGGCCTCAATGTCATCGTCGGTGTGCGCAAGGACGGTGCGTCATGGAAGGAGGCTGTCCAGGACGGCTGGATCCCCGGCAAGAACCTGTTCGACGTCAACAGCGCCATCGAGAAGGGTACTATCATCATGAACCTGCTCTCCGATGCCGCCCAGTCCGAGACCTGGCCCACCATCAAGCCCCTCATCACCAAGGGCAAGACCCTCTACTTCTCCCACGGCTTCTCGCCCGTCTTCAAGGACCTCACCAAGGTCGATGTCCCCAAGGACGTCGATGTCATCCTCGTTGCCCCCAAGGGCTCCGGCCGTACCGTCCGCACCCTCTTCCGTGAGGGCCGCGGCATCAACTCCTCCATTGCCGTCTTCCAGGACGCCACCGGCCaggccaaggagaaggccatcgccatgggTGTCGCCGTCGGCTCCGGCTACCTGTACGAGACCACCTTCGAGAAGGAGGTCTACTCCGACCTGTACGGCGAGCGTGGCTGCCTGATGGGCGGTATCCACGGCATGTTCCTGGCGCAGTACGAGGTCCTGCGCGAGCGCGGCCACAGCCCCTCGGAGGCCTTCAACGAGACCGTCGAGGAAGCCACCCAGTCTCTGTACCCGCTGATCGGCGCCAACGGCATGGACTGGATGTAcgccgcctgctccaccaccgcccgccGCGGTGCCATCGACTGGTCCAGCCGTTTCAAGGACAACCTGAAGCCCCTGTTCAACGAGCTCTACAGCAGCGTCCGGGACGGCACCGAGACCCAGCGCTCGCTCGACTACAACTCGCAGAAGGACTACCGCGAGAAGTacgagaaggagatgcaggagatcCGCGATCTGGAGATCTGGCGGGCCGGCAAGGCCGTCCGTTCCCTGCGCCCCGAGAACCAGAAATAA
- a CDS encoding uncharacterized protein (ID:PFLUO_002174-T1.cds;~source:funannotate), with product MLLEPVYRDFLTLNGLTRRSVDKCKPCGTSAPPCPDCPSGSQCQMILRTCNECASTYCQKIPGSDSTSSDSSSSSGGGSDTGAIAGGVVAGVIAVGIIVFLIWWFVIRKKRQERESEKNSDFDARRDQRKSVQSIASTVLTRASNVIQIAYIPGVTNRSPPETPSSLVPPVPPLPGATPDQHFFMPGDLRDSAWTQATGHQSFSPTLRSSVATTIYRNDAIVSAQPALQVARSRANVVSIHTASNPSTPGWNGQGDSIPVVVTPSDAPAVPAITPAQLAKAEAVGSPNTLEPASNSSSSIVARTMMAKPVMVRGASLKKTGSKPDTNRSAPTEGSSGVISGASSPASHQFTHDTSTFDGNSSDEEGDHNVRPPTHSPSPVPPAIAELEAISAGPFHDQASIPMEATSSGLKYQSGSTSGHRHRHSASSSRNNQPAPKRVESPFSDANEL from the exons ATGCTGCTGGAACCGGTTTATCGCGATTTTTTGACGCTGAATG GCCTCACGCGCCGCTCCGTCGACAAGTGCAAGCCCTGCGGAACATCGGCTCCACCATGTCCCGACTGTCCCTCCGGTTCACAGTGCCAGATGATCCTACGAACATGCAACGAATGTGCGAGCACGTATTGCCAAAAGATCCCTGGGTCCgattccacctcctccgacagctctagcagcagcggcggtgGCTCTGATACCGGCGCCATTGCCGGCGGTGTGGTCGCAGGCGTGATCGCCGTGGGTATCATCGTGTTTCTGATCTGGTGGTTTGTCATCCGAAAGAAGCGCCAGGAGCGCGAGTCGGAAAAGAACAGCGACTTCGACGCCCGACGGGATCAGCGCAAGTCCGTGCAGTCGATCGCCTCGACTGTTCTCACGCGTGCCTCGAACGTCATCCAGATCGCCTACATCCCCGGTGTCACCAACCGCTCTCCACCCGAGACGCCGTCCTCGCTCGTGCCTCCGGTGCCTCCACTGCCCGGTGCCACGCCCGACCAGCACTTCTTCATGCCCGGTGATCTGCGCGATTCGGCCTGGACTCAAGCCACCGGCCACCAGAGTTTCTCTCCGACTCTGCGCAGCAGTGTCGCCACGACCATCTACCGCAACGACGCCATTGTCAGCGCACAGCCGGCGCTGCAGGTCGCCCGTTCTCGTGCCAACGTTGTCAGCATTCACACCGCGTCCAACCCCAGCACGCCAGGATGGAACGGACAGGGCGATTCGATACCGGTGGTAGTGACACCGTCTGACGCCCCCGCCGTGCCGGCCATCACACCAGCTCaactggccaaggccgaggcaGTTGGTTCTCCCAACACTTTGGAACCCGCCAGTAACTCGAGCAGCTCAATTGTCGCGCGCACGATGATGGCCAAGCCGGTGATGGTGCGCGGCGCCTCCCTGAAGAAGACAGGAAGCAAACCGGACACGAACCGCAGCGCCCCGACCGAAGGGTCCAGCGGTGTCATTTCCGGTGCTAGCTCCCCCGCCAGCCACCAATTCACTCACGACACTTCTACCTTTGATGGCAATTCTTCCGATGAAGAGGGTGACCACAACGTGCGACCACCCACTCACTCCCCCTCTCCCGTGCCCCCCGCGATCGCTGAGCTCGAGGCTATAAGTGCTGGTCCCTTTCATGACCAGGCCTCCATCCCAATGGAGGCCACATCCTCGGGCCTGAAGTATCAGAGCGGATCGACATCGGGtcaccgccaccgacacAGCGCGAGCTCAAGCCGAAACAACCAGCCGGCCCCAAAGCGGGTAGAAAGTCCGTTTTCTGACGCAAATGAGCTTTGA
- a CDS encoding uncharacterized protein (ID:PFLUO_002173-T1.cds;~source:funannotate) gives MAYQGSGAHSPGYDGNHPTAPYREDEDAAHGLLSHQQQGPFATPFDDPHSRGVSPVRPASGYSLTETYASDAAPAYNDPYATGSVYSGQADNPAAAFGVPGRVASPYARSETSSVEAWRQRQAPGGGPGSSNGGGGGNLRRYATRKVKLVQGSVLSVDYPVPSAIQNAIQARYRNDLEGGSEEFTHMRYTAATCDPNEFTLHNGYNLRPAMYNRHTELLIAITYYNEDKTLTARTLHGVMQNIRDIVNLKKSEFWNKGGPAWQKIVVALVFDGIDPCDKDVLDVLATVGVYQDGVMKRDVDGKETVAHVFEYTTQLSVTPTQQLIRPTDDGPSTLPPVQMMFCLKQKNSKKINSHRWLFNAFGRILNPEICILLDAGTKPGPKSLLYLWEAFYNDKDLGGACGEIHAMLGKGWRNLVNPLVAAQNFEYKISNILDKPLESSFGYVSVLPGAFSAYRFRAIMGRPLEQYFHGDHTLSKQLGKKGIEGMNIFKKNMFLAEDRILCFELVAKAGSKWHLSYVKASKAETDVPEGAPEFISQRRRWLNGSFAAGIYSLMHFGRMYKSGHNIIRMFFLHIQMLYNIFNTILTWFSLASYWLTTTVIIDLVGTPSDDNNHTAFPFGKEATPIVNTVVKYAYLGFLLLQFILALGNRPKGSKFSYLASFVAFGIIQLYIIVDSMYLVIRAFTGSAPMDFVTNQGVGAFLSSFFGSTGAGIIIIALAATFGLYFVASFMYADPWHMFTSFPQYLMVQSSYINILNVYAFSNWHDVSWGTKGSDKADALPSAKTTKDEGSKDAVIEEIDKPQADIDSQFETTVKRALTPYVAPVSHEEKSLEDSYKSFRTRLVTFWIFSNAFLAVCITSEAANKFGFTNSATKRTAHFFQALLWCNAVVALFRFTGAVWFLGRTGIKCCFARR, from the exons ATGGCCTACCAGGGCTCAGGCGCGCACTCGCCTGGCTACGACGGCAACCATCCCACCGCGCCG TATcgcgaggacgaggatgccgCACACGGTCTGCTGTcccatcagcagcagggaCCCTTTGCAACACCGTTCGATGACCCCCACTCGCGTGGTGTCTCCCCCGTACGACCAGCCTCGGGCTACAGCTTGACGGAGACCTACGCCTCAGATGCCGCGCCCGCTTACAACGACCCCTATGCCACAGGCTCTGTCTACTCAGGCCAGGCAGACAACCCCGCGGCGGCCTTTGGTGTTCCTGGTCGCGTTGCGTCGCCCTATGCTCGCAGCGAGACCTCGTCCGTCGAGGCCTGGCGCCAGCGGCAGGCACCAGGGGGCGGCCCTGGCAGCAGCAatggcggtggcggcgggaACCTGCGCCGATATGCGACGCGAAAAGTCAAGCTGGTGCAAGGTTCCGTGCTGAGCGTGGACTATCCTGTCCCCAGCGCGATTCAGAATGCCATCCAGGCGAGATACCGTAACGACCTGGAGGGCGGTAGCGAGGAGTTTACACACATGCGAT ACACTGCGGCGACCTGCGATCCGAATGAGTTCACCCTACACAACGGTTACAATCTGCGACCGGCCATGTACAACCGCCACACCGAGCTACTGATTGCCATCACCTACTACAACGAAGACAAGACCCTCACCGCACGCACACTCCATGGTGTGATGCAAAACATCCGCGACATTGTCAACCTGAAGAAATCCGAGTTCTGGAACAAGGGTGGACCCGCTTGGCAGAAGATCGTCGTGGCCTTGGTGTTCGATGGAATCGATCCCTGCGACAAGGATGTCCTGGATGTCTTGGCGACCGTTGGTGTGTATCAAGATGGCGTTATGAAGCGTGACGTTGATGGCAAGGAGACTGTGGCCCATGTG TTCGAGTACACGACCCAGTTGTCCGTGACCCCAACCCAACAGCTCATCCGGCCCACCGACGATGGCCCGAGCACACTTCCTCCCGTGCAGATGATGTTCTGTctcaagcagaagaacagcaagaagattAACTCCCACCGCTGGCTGTTCAACGCCTTTGGTCGGATTCTGAACCCAGAGATCTGTATCCTGCTGGATGCTGGAACAAAGCCTGGCCCCAAGTCGTTGCTATATCTCTGGGAGGCCTTCTACAATGACAAGGATCTCGGGGGTGCCTGCGGTGAAATCCATGCCATGTTGGGCAAGGGATGGCGAAACTTGGTCAACCCTCTGGTGGCAGCCCAAAACTTCGAGTACAAAATCAGTAACATTCTCGACAAGCCTCTGGAGAGTTCTTTTGGCTACGTGAGTGTGCTGCCCGGTGCCTTCTCTGCCTATCGGTTCCGTGCGATCATGGGTCGCCCCCTGGAGCAATATTTCCACGGTGACCACACGCTGTCCAAGcagctgggcaagaagggtATTGAGGGCATGAACatcttcaagaagaacatgtTCTTGGCCGAGGACCGCATCCTGTGTTTCGAGCTGGTCGCCAAGGCAGGCTCGAAATGGCATCTGTCGTACGTcaaggcctccaaggccgAAACGGACGTCCCCGAGGGTGCTCCCGAATTCATCTCGCAGCGTCGTCGTTGGCTGAACGGTTCCTTTGCCGCCGGCATCTACTCCCTGATGCACTTTGGCCGCATGTATAAAAGCGGAcacaacatcatccgcatGTTCTTCCTGCACATCCAGATGTTGTacaacatcttcaacaccatccTCACATGGTTTTCGTTGGCCTCGTACTGGCTGACGAccaccgtcatcatcgacctggTCGGCACCCCCAGTGACGACAACAACCACACTGCCTTCCCCTTTGGCAAGGAGGCCACGCCCATTGTCAACACCGTTGTCAAGTACGCGTACCTGGGTTTCTTGTTGCTGCAGTTTATTCTCGCGCTCGGCAATCGGCCCAAGGGCTCCAAGTTTTCGTACTTGGCCTCCTTCGTCGCCTTTGGTATCATTCAGCTCTACATCATCGTTGACTCGATGTACCTCGTGATTCGCGCGTTCACCGGCAGCGCTCCCATGGACTTTGTGACCAACCAGGGCGTCGGAGCGTTCCTCAGCTCGTTCTTTGGATCGACCGGTGCCGGTATCATTATCATTGCCTTGGCAGCCACCTTTGGTCTGTACTTTGTGGCCTCATTTATGTACGCGGACCCGTGGCATATGTTCACGTCCTTCCCACAATACCTCATGGTGCAGTCGTCCTACATCAACATTCTCAATGTGTATGCCTTCAGCAACTGGCACGATGTGTCATGGGGTACCAAGGGCTCTGACAAGGCTGATGCACTGCCGTCTGCCAAGACAACCAAGGACGAGGGCAGCAAGGACGCCGTGATTGAGGAGATCGACAAGCCGCAGGCGGATATCGACAGCCAGTTCGAGACGACCGTCAAGCGCGCGCTGACCCCATACGTGGCGCCGGTGTCGCACGAGGAGAAGAGCTTGGAGGATTCGTACAAGAGCTTCCGAACGCGCCTCGTCACCTTCTGGATTTTTAGCAATGCTTTCCTCGCCGTGTGCATCACCAGCGAGGCCGCCAACAAGTTTGGTTTTACG AACTCGGCCACCAAGCGGACCGCGCATTTCTTCCAGGCCCTCCTGTGGTGTAACGCCGTTGTGGCGTTGTTCCGCTTCACGGGTGCTGTCTGGTTCCTGGGTCGCACTGGTATCAAGTGCTGCTTCGCCCGGCGGTAG
- a CDS encoding uncharacterized protein (ID:PFLUO_002175-T1.cds;~source:funannotate), protein MAVPQRTLTWLYSVLSKDHCDPQQTYHDPNRSYHDVANALAQYPSLSPRTDVYTYENGFSALLLHLVGTLPVVFRGTTYRFPIAMWIPNTYPRDPPIVYVTPTQDMAVRVGQHVTLEGRVYHHYLAHWAEAWERSTIIEFLLILREVFAKEPPVQYRQQGPPQPQSQPTNTVPPRPPLPPGVGSATMQNQTPPPQPAARTPPQPPPKPGAALEPRDQQQHQQQQQPDLAERYRSPPPLPPKAQPGSMTPSSPGTAAPPSGAPLPGHTGSSLNSPHRPPQPSAQSIGQTMSPPSHQGPVSYHRDSAGPASPGSEPNIPGQFPYQAGVQGPQPGPQAQPFHQPPGVPHHPPGYQPRLSQQQPPPGPAYPQNSHIPPHYQRPPPAAPAPKPDAPDLLTSPFELDLPSFAAGPAPPIPPNPEKDALLRAVSQALAETLSTNTARSDAAAHSLISQSQSLHAALATLQGEVTGLNALHATLQSNTAVLQQSLHRADAAIADAKTRSTSVSTSVPVSSSTAAATATEPPTGLPPIDEVLVAPTVVGKQLYDLVAEEQGIQQALYALQAALVRGVVGVDSWSRQTRGLAREAFLKRALIRKIGRGMGLESAA, encoded by the exons atggccgtcccCCAGCGGACGCTGACCTGGCTGTACAGCGTCCTCTCCAAG GACCACTGCGATCCCCAACAAACCTACCACGACCCCAATCGCTCCTACCACGATGTTGCCAACGCGCTCGCCCAGTATCCATCGCTTTCACCCCGAACCGATGTATATA CCTACGAAAATGGCTTCTCggcgctcctcctccacctcgtgGGCACCTTGCCGGTCGTCTTTCGCGGCACCACCTACCGATTCCCCATCGCAATGTGGATTCCCAATACCTACCCGCGCGACCCTCCGATAGTGTATGTGACGCCAACACAGGATATGGCTGTACGGGTCGGACAACATGTAACGCTGGAAGGGCGCGTCTATCACCACTACCTGGCGCACTGGGCGGAAGCCTGGGAG AGGTCTACAATTATCGAGTTCCTCTTGATTCTCCGCGAAGTGTTCGCCAAGGAGCCACCGGTTCAGTATAGACAGCAGGGGCCGCCGCAGCCACAATCGCAGCCGACCAACACtgtgccgccgaggccaCCTTTACCACCTGGGGTCGGGTCTGCGACAATGCAGAACCAGACGCCGCCGCCACAACCTGCAGCCCGTACTCCCCCACAGCCGCCTCCGAAGCCCGGTGCCGCGCTTGAACCGCgagaccagcagcagcaccaacaacaacaacaaccagatCTCGCTGAGCGATATCGATCCCCCCCTCCACTCCCGCCAAAGGCACAGCCAGGCAGTATGACCCCCTCCAGCCCTGGAACTGCCGCACCTCCGTCGGGTGCACCTCTGCCGGGTCATACAGGCAGTTCGCTAAATAGCCCTCATCGACCTCCGCAGCCATCGGCCCAATCGATAGGACAAACAATGTCGCCTCCGTCGCATCAAGGTCCAGTGTCTTACCACCGAGATAGCGCTGGACCTGCGAGCCCTGGCTCTGAGCCGAACATACCCGGTCAATTTCCTTATCAGGCAGGGGTTCAAGGTCCCCAGCCAGGTCCGCAGGCTCAGCCATTTCATCAGCCACCGGGTGTGCCTCATCACCCCCCGGGATATCAACCTCGGCtttcgcagcagcagccgccgccgggGCCCGCATATCCCCAGAATTCTCACATCCCACCGCATTACCAACGTCCTCCCcctgcagctccagcacccaAGCCAGATGCCCCAGATCTCCTGACTTCACCGTTCGAGCTTGACCTCCCATCATTTGCCGCGGGACCTGCACCGCCGATCCCGCCAAACCCTGAGAAGGATGCACTGTTGCGCGCTGTCTCGCAAGCGTTGGCCGAGACATTAAGCACCAACACAGCACGATCGGATGCAGCGGCTCACTCCCTCATCTCTCAGTCCCAGTCCCTGCAcgccgcgctggccaccTTACAGGGGGAGGTGACGGGACTGAATGCTCTTCATGCAACTTTGCAGTCCAACACCGCCGTCCTGCAACAATCACTCCACCGTGCCgacgccgccatcgccgatgCAAAGACCCGCtccacctccgtctccacaTCTGTGCCTGTATCAAGttccactgctgctgccacaGCTACAGAGCCCCCAACAGGCCTCCCTCCTATCGACGAAGTCCTCGTCGCACCCACCGTGGTAGGTAAACAGCTGTACGATTTGGTCGCCGAGGAACAGGGTATCCAGCAAGCCCTGTACGCTCTACAAGCTGCACTGGTGCGTGGCGTGGTCGGGGTGGATTCCTGGTCGCGACAGACACGCGGTCTAGCTCGCGAGGCGTTCCTGAAACGTGCTCTGATCCGCAAGATTGGGAGGGGGATGGGGTTGGAGAGTGCGGCGTGA
- a CDS encoding uncharacterized protein (ID:PFLUO_002169-T1.cds;~source:funannotate), which yields MPSPAETAQSLTPAAIEAAYSLIQPYVHRTPLLTCHTLDTIASTPQSPDALLGTPFEGQSPAHPRFRFFFKCENLQRIGAFKARGAFHALLRLVAERGEEEVKRRGVITHSSGNHAQALALAASTLQIPAYIVMPRISTPSKIAGTRSHGAEVIFSGSTSVEREAVVEEIQAKTDAILVPPYDDFNIICGQGTSGLELAAQHAELTGSRTLDAVITPVGGGGLNSGVATFFSDKPQTRVFGAEPSFEGADDCRRGLQAGQRVEAVSTLTIADGLRTPVGFINWEVISNKKKVEGVFAVTENQIKAAMRLVLERMKVVIEPSAVVGLAACLFDEDLRRRVEQEGGEDGWDVAVVFSGGNTTVEAIAKLFSSV from the exons ATGCCTTCCCCAGCAGAAACCGCTCAATCTCTCACtcccgccgccatcgaggCCGCTTACAGCCTGATCCAACCCTATGTGCACCGCACGCCGCTACTGACCTGCCACACGCTCGACACCATCGCCTCCACGCCGCAATCGCCCGATGCGCTGCTCGGAACACCCTTCGAGGGCCAATCACCCGCACACCCGCGTTTCCGCTTCTTTTTCAAGTGCGAGAATCTTCAGCGCATCGGCGCGTTCAAGGCGCGCGGCGCTTTCCATGCGCTGCTCCGACTGGTTGCGGAGcgcggggaggaagaggtgaagCGGCGCGGGGTGATTACACATAGCTCTG GAAACCATGCCCAGGCCCTCGCGCTCGCCGCTTCGACCTTACAGATCCCCGCATACATCGTCATGCCCCGCATCAGCACGCCATCCAAGATCGCAGGCACCCGCTCGCACGGCGCAGAGGTGATTTTCAGTGGATCTACAAGCGTGGAGCGGGAGGCGGTCGTGGAAGAAATTCAGGCAAAGACGGACGCCATCCTCGTTCCCCCATACGACGACTTCAATATCATCTGCGGGCAGGGAACGAGCGGGTTGGAACTGGCGGCGCAACATGCCGAACTGACCGGTTCTCGAACATTGGACGCCGTGATTACACcggttggtggaggagggcTCAACTCCGGCGTGGCGACATTCTTTTCGGATAAACCGCAGACGCGGGTGTTTGGCGCCGAGCCCAGCTTCGAGGGCGCGGATGACTGTCGGCGTGGGCTGCAGGCTGGACAGCGGGTGGAGGCTGTGAGCACGTTGACAATTGCCGATGGGCTGCGCACGCCGGTTGGTTTCATCAATTGGGAAGTGATCTCGAATAAAAAGAAAGTGGAAGGCGTCTTCGCCGTGACGGAGAACCAGATCAAGGCGGCTATGCGTCTCGTACTGGAGCGGATGAAGGTGGTGATTGAGCCGAGCGCGGTCGTCGGGCTGGCGGCTTGTCTATTTGACGAGGACTTGCGACGGCGAGTCGAGCAGGAGGGCGGCGAGGACGGATGGGATGTTGCGGTCGTGTTCAGCGGCGGGAACACGACCGTCGAAGCCATTGCGAAGCTGTTTAGCTCAGTGTAG
- a CDS encoding uncharacterized protein (ID:PFLUO_002171-T1.cds;~source:funannotate), which translates to MASSGPSLKRPSSSSMGSHDNKRPKQYYHHHHRLQNPFTLPPVAEPAMQDDASVDHLMNRAMGQLLRDSGFDMARPAALASLRSAAEEYLFRFTAYVRQSMASSRRTQPIPQDFELALNRLRLCIDDLHPYLKSQPPLEPTAPLLPSPPPEDEDVRKFPFLSSLSGEDDRATRSYIPKNFPDFPSKHTYSASAVFTERESDTRKIRERATEDGRHGEEALRKLARAAFRDNQVGSTGNKNLWGRRMESMEGMFEKTVKGLTKKAQKDSLASSNVPGALSMAMDVDSAPVPADADSKTRSKISLNLELGPIVNCERDFWRRTTSASARRAEGEEPQPTASVEPFETIGAT; encoded by the exons atggcatcttcaGGGCCCTCCCTCAAGCgaccatcctcctcctcgatgGGCTCTCATGACAACAAACGACCGAAACAATActaccatcaccaccaccgctTGCAGAACCCCTTCACGCTGCCGCCGGTAGCTGAGCCTGCCATGCAGGATGACGCCAGTGTCGACCACCTCATGAACCGCGCGATGGGGCAGCTGTTGCGGGACTCGGGGTTTGATATGGCACGTCCTGCCGCGCTGGCGAGTTTGCGCAGCGCCGCAGAGGAGT ATCTCTTTCGATTCACAGCCTATGTCCGCCAATCCATGGCATCTTCCCGACGAACTCAACCCATCCCTCAAGATTTCGAGCTTGCCTTGAATCGCCTCCGCCTCTGCATCGACGACCTTCACCCTTATCTCAAATCCCAACCACCCCTAGAACCGACAGCTCCGCTactcccctccccgccgcccgaggatgaggatgtaCGCAAGTTCCCGTTCTTGAGCTCGCTCAGCGGGGAAGACGACCGCGCCACCCGCTCCTACATCCCCAAGAACTTCCCAGACTTCCCCAGCAAACACACCTACTCCGCATCAGCGGTATTCACCGAACGGGAAAGCGACACGCGCAAGATCCGCGAGCGCGCTACAGAAGACGGACGCCacggagaagaagcgctgCGCAAGTTGGCGCGCGCCGCATTCCGCGATAATCAAGTCGGTTCGACGGGTAACAAGAATCTCTGGGGTCGGCGGATGGAGAGTATGGAGGGCATGTTTGAGAAGACCGTCAAGGGTTTAACGAAGAAAGCACAGAAAGATTCACTGGCTTCTTCCAACGTCCCTGGTGCACTGAGCATGGCTATGGATGTTGACTCGGCACCAGTCCCGGCGGATGCCGATTCCAAGACTCGGTCGAAGATATCATTGAATCTGGAGCTGGGCCCGATTGTCAACTGCGAGCGAGACTTTTGGCGGCGGACGACATCCGCGAGTGCACGACGAGCCGAGGGTGAGGAGCCTCAGCCGACTGCCAGTGTTGAGCCCTTTGAGACTATTGGAGCCACATAA